In Spodoptera frugiperda isolate SF20-4 chromosome 13, AGI-APGP_CSIRO_Sfru_2.0, whole genome shotgun sequence, the following are encoded in one genomic region:
- the LOC118270566 gene encoding F-box/LRR-repeat protein 2 isoform X2, with the protein MDIPTDVWGQLALEASQVYLTEGGQVRSPFANTTIEKLPDKVLLNIFSYLTHREICRMATVCKRWRMVAYDTKLWTHVSLRPEISGLHVGSLESLLALISIRFGPSLRYIELPIELITHTVLHELAAKCPNLTHMLLDFSTAMQLHDFSEMQAFPTKLRYLCICLSEVIFMEGFMRKIYNFINGLEILHLIGTYEKVEEEEEEIYEVINVHKLKSATPNLRVINLYGINFVDDSHIDAFSSNCIQLECLAVNFCNKVTGSTMKTLFQRSRRLTCLLMNGCSLQSEYVMQVEWEKSSIQELDVTATDLSTECLIDMLTRIQNLRFLSAGQINGFNDSVLKAWMEAGTARNLVGLDVDSSDNLTDEALHRFLSRHGNQLHGLVLSGMPHITDQLWQSVLQLLVNAKILIMGTQERLGVNIHVDQLMDGIANSCPNLERLELRWDPENLRFSDKSQKAIDILRVKCLKLKCLVLSDGRYYEIVKANFERADRTTVVRTSTNCRVSNYYLLSNYKDLIFN; encoded by the exons ATGGATATTCCGACTGATGTTTGGGGGCAGTTGGCTTTGGAAGCCAGTCAAGTTTACCTGACTGAGGGCGGGCAAGTCAGGAGCCCGTTCGCTAACACg ACTATAGAAAAACTTccagacaaagtattactgaatATATTTTCGTATCTAACACATCGAGAAATATGTCGAATGGCAACGGTATGCAAAAGATGGAGAATGGTCGCTTACGATACAAAACTATGGACTCACGTGAGTTTGCGACCTGAGATTTCAGGATTACATGTTG GATCACTGGAGTCTCTCCTAGCCCTGATTTCCATTAGGTTCGGCCCCTCGCTGCGCTACATCGAACTGCCGATAGAACTGATCACGCACACGGTGCTGCACGAGCTGGCCGCTAAATGCCCTAACTTGACACATATGCTGCTGGATTTTAGTACTG CTATGCAGCTGCACGACTTCTCGGAGATGCAAGCGTTCCCCACGAAGCTGCGGTACCTGTGCATCTGTCTGTCCGAGGTCATCTTCATGGAGGGCTTCATGAGGAAGATATACAACTTCATCAACGGCCTCGAGATCCTGCATCTTATTG GCACATACGAGAAGGTGGAAGAGGAAGAGGAGGAGATATACGAGGTGATCAACGTGCACAAGCTGAAGTCTGCGACTCCCAACCTCCGCGTCATCAACCTGTACGGCATCAACTTTGTCGACGACTCACACATTGACGCCTTCAGCTCCAATTGTATACag CTGGAGTGCCTGGCAGTGAACTTTTGCAACAAGGTGACAGGGTCCACCATGAAGACCTTGTTCCAGCGCTCCAGGAGACTCACCTGCCTGCTCATGAACGGATGCA GTCTTCAATCCGAGTACGTGATGCAAGTGGAATGGGAGAAGTCTTCGATCCAGGAGCTGGACGTGACGGCCACGGACCTGTCGACCGAGTGCCTCATAGACATGCTCACCAGGATCCAGAACTTGCGGTTCCTGAGCGCTGGACAGATCAACGGGTTCAATGACTCCGTGCTCAAGGCTTGGATGGAGGCTGGTACTGCTAG AAACCTGGTGGGCCTGGACGTGGACTCGTCGGACAACCTGACGGACGAGGCGCTGCACCGGTTCCTGTCGCGGCACGGCAACCAGCTGCACGGGCTCGTCCTCAGCGGGATGCCGCACATCACGGACCAGCTCTGGCAGAGCGTGCTGCAACTGCTCGTCAATGCCAA GATCCTCATAATGGGCACACAAGAACGTCTTGGAGTGAACATCCACGTAGATCAA CTGATGGATGGCATAGCAAACAGTTGTCCCAACTTGGAGCGTCTGGAACTGCGTTGGGATCCAGAGAACTTGCGTTTCAGTGACAAGAGTCAGAAGGCCATTGATATACTGCGCGTCAAATGCTTGAAACTCAAATGTTTGGTGCTCAg CGACGGTCGTTATTACGAAATCGTGAAGGCTAACTTCGAGCGAGCTGACCGTACAACCGTAGTCCGCACATCGACTAACTGCCGCGTCTCCAACTACTATCTCCTGTCCAATTACAAGGATCTTATATTCAACTAA
- the LOC118270566 gene encoding F-box/LRR-repeat protein 2 isoform X1: MEEVEEDYSVNESSKVDEESQTDITYTLKAPPRRKTIEKLPDKVLLNIFSYLTHREICRMATVCKRWRMVAYDTKLWTHVSLRPEISGLHVGSLESLLALISIRFGPSLRYIELPIELITHTVLHELAAKCPNLTHMLLDFSTAMQLHDFSEMQAFPTKLRYLCICLSEVIFMEGFMRKIYNFINGLEILHLIGTYEKVEEEEEEIYEVINVHKLKSATPNLRVINLYGINFVDDSHIDAFSSNCIQLECLAVNFCNKVTGSTMKTLFQRSRRLTCLLMNGCSLQSEYVMQVEWEKSSIQELDVTATDLSTECLIDMLTRIQNLRFLSAGQINGFNDSVLKAWMEAGTARNLVGLDVDSSDNLTDEALHRFLSRHGNQLHGLVLSGMPHITDQLWQSVLQLLVNAKILIMGTQERLGVNIHVDQLMDGIANSCPNLERLELRWDPENLRFSDKSQKAIDILRVKCLKLKCLVLSDGRYYEIVKANFERADRTTVVRTSTNCRVSNYYLLSNYKDLIFN, encoded by the exons atgGAAGAGGTAGAGGAAGATTATTCTGTTAATGAGTCTAGTAAAGTGGATGAAGAGTCACAAACTGATATTACTTATACTCTTAAAGCTCCACCAAGGAGGAAG ACTATAGAAAAACTTccagacaaagtattactgaatATATTTTCGTATCTAACACATCGAGAAATATGTCGAATGGCAACGGTATGCAAAAGATGGAGAATGGTCGCTTACGATACAAAACTATGGACTCACGTGAGTTTGCGACCTGAGATTTCAGGATTACATGTTG GATCACTGGAGTCTCTCCTAGCCCTGATTTCCATTAGGTTCGGCCCCTCGCTGCGCTACATCGAACTGCCGATAGAACTGATCACGCACACGGTGCTGCACGAGCTGGCCGCTAAATGCCCTAACTTGACACATATGCTGCTGGATTTTAGTACTG CTATGCAGCTGCACGACTTCTCGGAGATGCAAGCGTTCCCCACGAAGCTGCGGTACCTGTGCATCTGTCTGTCCGAGGTCATCTTCATGGAGGGCTTCATGAGGAAGATATACAACTTCATCAACGGCCTCGAGATCCTGCATCTTATTG GCACATACGAGAAGGTGGAAGAGGAAGAGGAGGAGATATACGAGGTGATCAACGTGCACAAGCTGAAGTCTGCGACTCCCAACCTCCGCGTCATCAACCTGTACGGCATCAACTTTGTCGACGACTCACACATTGACGCCTTCAGCTCCAATTGTATACag CTGGAGTGCCTGGCAGTGAACTTTTGCAACAAGGTGACAGGGTCCACCATGAAGACCTTGTTCCAGCGCTCCAGGAGACTCACCTGCCTGCTCATGAACGGATGCA GTCTTCAATCCGAGTACGTGATGCAAGTGGAATGGGAGAAGTCTTCGATCCAGGAGCTGGACGTGACGGCCACGGACCTGTCGACCGAGTGCCTCATAGACATGCTCACCAGGATCCAGAACTTGCGGTTCCTGAGCGCTGGACAGATCAACGGGTTCAATGACTCCGTGCTCAAGGCTTGGATGGAGGCTGGTACTGCTAG AAACCTGGTGGGCCTGGACGTGGACTCGTCGGACAACCTGACGGACGAGGCGCTGCACCGGTTCCTGTCGCGGCACGGCAACCAGCTGCACGGGCTCGTCCTCAGCGGGATGCCGCACATCACGGACCAGCTCTGGCAGAGCGTGCTGCAACTGCTCGTCAATGCCAA GATCCTCATAATGGGCACACAAGAACGTCTTGGAGTGAACATCCACGTAGATCAA CTGATGGATGGCATAGCAAACAGTTGTCCCAACTTGGAGCGTCTGGAACTGCGTTGGGATCCAGAGAACTTGCGTTTCAGTGACAAGAGTCAGAAGGCCATTGATATACTGCGCGTCAAATGCTTGAAACTCAAATGTTTGGTGCTCAg CGACGGTCGTTATTACGAAATCGTGAAGGCTAACTTCGAGCGAGCTGACCGTACAACCGTAGTCCGCACATCGACTAACTGCCGCGTCTCCAACTACTATCTCCTGTCCAATTACAAGGATCTTATATTCAACTAA
- the LOC118270566 gene encoding F-box/LRR-repeat protein 2 isoform X3 has product MDSWGILNVDSAAMAITRDDLGSSFRRKQMMTIEKLPDKVLLNIFSYLTHREICRMATVCKRWRMVAYDTKLWTHVSLRPEISGLHVGSLESLLALISIRFGPSLRYIELPIELITHTVLHELAAKCPNLTHMLLDFSTAMQLHDFSEMQAFPTKLRYLCICLSEVIFMEGFMRKIYNFINGLEILHLIGTYEKVEEEEEEIYEVINVHKLKSATPNLRVINLYGINFVDDSHIDAFSSNCIQLECLAVNFCNKVTGSTMKTLFQRSRRLTCLLMNGCSLQSEYVMQVEWEKSSIQELDVTATDLSTECLIDMLTRIQNLRFLSAGQINGFNDSVLKAWMEAGTARNLVGLDVDSSDNLTDEALHRFLSRHGNQLHGLVLSGMPHITDQLWQSVLQLLVNAKILIMGTQERLGVNIHVDQLMDGIANSCPNLERLELRWDPENLRFSDKSQKAIDILRVKCLKLKCLVLSDGRYYEIVKANFERADRTTVVRTSTNCRVSNYYLLSNYKDLIFN; this is encoded by the exons ATGGATTCATGGGGGATCTTGAATGTGGACAGCGCTGCGATGGCGATCACAAGGGATGATTTGGGCTCCAGTTTTCGCCGGAAACAAATGAtg ACTATAGAAAAACTTccagacaaagtattactgaatATATTTTCGTATCTAACACATCGAGAAATATGTCGAATGGCAACGGTATGCAAAAGATGGAGAATGGTCGCTTACGATACAAAACTATGGACTCACGTGAGTTTGCGACCTGAGATTTCAGGATTACATGTTG GATCACTGGAGTCTCTCCTAGCCCTGATTTCCATTAGGTTCGGCCCCTCGCTGCGCTACATCGAACTGCCGATAGAACTGATCACGCACACGGTGCTGCACGAGCTGGCCGCTAAATGCCCTAACTTGACACATATGCTGCTGGATTTTAGTACTG CTATGCAGCTGCACGACTTCTCGGAGATGCAAGCGTTCCCCACGAAGCTGCGGTACCTGTGCATCTGTCTGTCCGAGGTCATCTTCATGGAGGGCTTCATGAGGAAGATATACAACTTCATCAACGGCCTCGAGATCCTGCATCTTATTG GCACATACGAGAAGGTGGAAGAGGAAGAGGAGGAGATATACGAGGTGATCAACGTGCACAAGCTGAAGTCTGCGACTCCCAACCTCCGCGTCATCAACCTGTACGGCATCAACTTTGTCGACGACTCACACATTGACGCCTTCAGCTCCAATTGTATACag CTGGAGTGCCTGGCAGTGAACTTTTGCAACAAGGTGACAGGGTCCACCATGAAGACCTTGTTCCAGCGCTCCAGGAGACTCACCTGCCTGCTCATGAACGGATGCA GTCTTCAATCCGAGTACGTGATGCAAGTGGAATGGGAGAAGTCTTCGATCCAGGAGCTGGACGTGACGGCCACGGACCTGTCGACCGAGTGCCTCATAGACATGCTCACCAGGATCCAGAACTTGCGGTTCCTGAGCGCTGGACAGATCAACGGGTTCAATGACTCCGTGCTCAAGGCTTGGATGGAGGCTGGTACTGCTAG AAACCTGGTGGGCCTGGACGTGGACTCGTCGGACAACCTGACGGACGAGGCGCTGCACCGGTTCCTGTCGCGGCACGGCAACCAGCTGCACGGGCTCGTCCTCAGCGGGATGCCGCACATCACGGACCAGCTCTGGCAGAGCGTGCTGCAACTGCTCGTCAATGCCAA GATCCTCATAATGGGCACACAAGAACGTCTTGGAGTGAACATCCACGTAGATCAA CTGATGGATGGCATAGCAAACAGTTGTCCCAACTTGGAGCGTCTGGAACTGCGTTGGGATCCAGAGAACTTGCGTTTCAGTGACAAGAGTCAGAAGGCCATTGATATACTGCGCGTCAAATGCTTGAAACTCAAATGTTTGGTGCTCAg CGACGGTCGTTATTACGAAATCGTGAAGGCTAACTTCGAGCGAGCTGACCGTACAACCGTAGTCCGCACATCGACTAACTGCCGCGTCTCCAACTACTATCTCCTGTCCAATTACAAGGATCTTATATTCAACTAA